In the Breoghania sp. genome, CTTGCCAAGCGCGACCGCAAAGGCGCAGAAGCCGCCATACTGGGGCATGTAGCGTTGTGGTTCGGCCGCGAACTTTTCCGCGCTGATTTCGGACGAGAAATAGTAGGCCACGCCATCATGGACGACGGTGTGGGATGCAACGCCCGGGGTGGCGGCGTTCAACGTTGCAAGTGCCACGCTGTCCATGCCGTGCAGCGCAAGCGGCGCGCCGTCCAGCGTGTAGCCGTTGGTGACGTTGTACTCGTCCTCGGCAAAGGCCGGGGCGGCCGCAAGGCTTGCCAGTACGAGAACGGATGCGAGTTTGATACCGGTCTTCAAGGTCATGTCAGGGTCCTCTTTCAGGTTTTAGCAGGTGGCCCGTTTCGGTGTGGGCCGTTGGTCGATCATGGCGGTGGCCCGCAGGCGCACCGACACAGGCTCAGCGTGGAAAAAAAAGGGGGCCAACCACAGGATTTCAGCCGGGAGGGTCGCGACCCGAGGCGGGGGCCTCCTGCGGCGTGCAAGGTCGCAGGCCTTATCCTGTGGTTGGCCGGGGGCGCCGGGAAAGCGCCGGGGGTCACATGCCGTGGGCAGCCTCGATGGCGCGCACGGTGTTTTCGGTGTTGTCGATTGCGCTGGCGATCATGCGGAAATTCGTCAGCGACGCGGCATAGCCGTCATAATGCTCGGTGATCGCACCGGCGGTGGCGTCGGTCACCACCATGACTTCGAAGCCCGCCTCGATCAGGGACCGCATGTGCGATTCCGTGCAGAGATTTGAGGACATGCCGCCCAGGATCACCTTGTCGATCCCGGCCTTGCGCAGCTGCAGCGCCAGATCGTTGCTGTCGGGGCCGTAGATCTTGTGCGGGCTTGTCACCACGGTCTTGCCGTCGTTGATGTAGGGCTTGTAGCGCTCCAGCCAGTCCGCACCCGATCCTTCGAAGCCTTCAAGGCTCAGCGCGTCCGGGCGGTCGAACATGCCGATACTGTGCATCAGGCGCTCAAGTGCGCCCTCGAAGTGCCACTTGTGATCGTGCTCGTAGTAATAGTGCGGCGAGACGAAGACCGGCATGTCGGTACGCTTGGCGACATCGAAGAGCGCGGCGAGATTGTCGACCGTGCCGTTTGAGGTGATGCTCTGACCGACGACGCCCCAGGTCACGCCTTTGGGGGACAGGAAGTCGTTTTGCGGGTCGGTGATGACGAGTGCCGTGTTGCCGCGGGTGATCTCGAAGCCCGGCATCGGCAGGCCGTCATTGATCGGCGGCATGGTTGCGGTTGCGGCACGCGCCTCCTTGTCCTGCGCAGGAGCCTGGCTGGCTCCAAGGCCCAGGATGAGCGCGCCGGCGACGATGGTCAGTCCCGCGCCGAGCCCGGCGCCGGCGACCGTCATGCTGATCTTGAGAGCCTGCTGTTTCAGTCCCATGGTGATTTTCCTCGTTTCGCGCCATTCAGGCGGATTTCACTGTGGCTTTGCCTGGAGAGCCCGTGTGACCGGTGATCCGCTCCGTTTGTTTCTGAACGAGACCTGGATACTGCGAGGCGCGGCATGTGGTATTGACCGCCGCTGACAAGGGCTTGACGCTGCGTGACAAAGCGGGGCTCAATGCTCACAGTCGCGTGAGTGGGCATGCGGCGATTGCGATTCCATCGCTTTTTCGGGGGGGAAGCGGATGTGACGGATATCTCCGCGATGTTCGTGCGCAAGCAGATCGATGTGGCGCATAATCTGCCGGACAAAGCGGCGCTTTATGCGTCTGTCGGCCTGACGGAGGAGGAAGCCAGACTTCCGGATATGCGTGTGCGTGCGGAAGATTATTTTCAGCTGTTGGAGATCATCGCCGAGAGCGAATGGCCCGAGCTGCGCTTTCACATGCGGGTCTGCGCGAATATGCGGTGCGAGGAGTTCGGCGCGGTCGGGCTGGCGCTGAAATCCGCGCCGACGCTTCGGCACGGGTTCAAGCGCATGGGGCGCTATGCGCGCCTCTACAACAAGGCATCCGACTTCTCAGTCGAGGAAAACGAAGACATCTATTGCTGGACGCATCGTCGTCCGGAGCCGGTCCGGCTGGGGAACTTCCTGTCGAACGAAGCGGCGCTTGCGACGTTCCTCACGCTTTGCCGGGAGGCGAGCGGCTCTGACCTGACACCTGTGCTGGTTGAGTTCGCGCATCGGCGCGAGGGAGGGACTGCCAGTCTTGCCGAACATTTCGGCATAGAGCCGGAGTTTGGTGCCGAGGTCGACAAGATGCAGTTCTCGCTTGAGGACGTCGATCGGCCCAATCCGGTGGGCGATGCCGGGATCTGGAAATTCTTCTCCGATCATCTGGAGCAGATGTTGCCGCCCTCGGTCACGGAGCAGGACCGGCTGGCGAGGCAGGTGATCGAGGAGATCGCCTCGATGCTCAGCGACGGGGTGCCGCAACTTGCCGATGTCGCAGCGCGCCTCGGCATGGGAACCCGCACCTTGCAGCGTCGGTTGGCCGAAGGAGGGCGCAACTATCTGAAGCTGGTCAGTGTGGCGCAGCGCGAATTGGCGCAGGAACTGGTGAAGGAAACCGGCTATTCCCTCTCCGAGATCGCCTTCCTCACCGGGTTTTCCGAACAGAGCGCCTTCACGCGCGCCTTCAAGAGGTGGGAAGGGCTGACGCCGGGCGCATTCCGGCAGGAACAACGCACCTCCATCCATGCAGGATAAACGGCCCCTGGGCCGTGCTCCGAGGTGCCGCGCCTCTGTGCCAATTCCCAGGCATGGTTTCGGGGCGGATTCGATGGCGGGTTACCCCGTCACCTTGAGGCTGGCTTTTCCCGGATCGTCCCTTAAGGAGCCGAATCCCACGGCCGCCTTCATCTTGCGTATGATCTGAGAGGCGGAGGGACGGTTTTCCCCATGCGGAGGTTTGCTCGCATGTTGGCGACGGAAATCCCGCATGTCTGAGGGGCCCCTTGAAGAAATCGCATGTCGCTGCGATCCGATATCGTGCGACATATTGCCTTTCATGGGACTGGCCCTTTAGCGCGGTGTTCGCCGGGTCTAGCGTTTTCCGTTCGGATTTCTTTAGCGACAAGAGGTGCTTGCATGTCGAATGACACAACAATCAAAAACCTGAACAAGGCGCTGCAAATGGAGATGGCCGCAGCGCATCAGTATCAGCTCAATGCTCAAAGGCTTGACGACTGGGGCCTTTCGAAACTTGCGGCGCAGATGCGGGAAGAGATGCAAGAGGAATGGGGACATTCCGATCGCTTTATTGCACGGGTCCTCTTCCTCAAAGGCGTTCCGGAGATCGCCTTCGAAAAGACACCTGTGCTTCACGACAGTCTGGTGGACCTGCTCAAGGCAGATCTGGCCGATGAGGAGAACGCAATCGCGGTCTACACCAAGGCTGCGCGGGAAGCTTATGAGGTCGGCGATATCGGCACCAAGGCCCTGTTTGAAGAGATCGTCCTCGACGAGGAAGGGCACAAGGCCTGGCTTGAGCTTCAGCTCGATCTGATCGAACGTCTCGGTGAGAAGACCTACAGCTCGAAGCTGGTTACCATCGGTGGCGATGCCGAGGAAACGGACTGACATCCGCTCGGTTCATGCGGCTCAAGGGGCTCCCTCGAAAGCATGAAATCTGATCTTGTCTGTCTGAAAACGGCGTCCGGTCGGCTTTCGCGCCGACCGGACGCCGCTTGAACGATTACCTTGGATCGGGAGGCAGCTCCCGGCCTGTTTGAGACAACCCTTGCCCCGGCCGCGGCACTAGAGCCCGTATTGATATTTCACGCGAAGCCGGATGCGGAGCGGCCCGGAGCCGAGCAAGGGGGGGCGGGGAACGGCTCCGCTGGCAGACAGCACCGCGCGTTGCGCGTCCCGGTCCAGCGCCGGGTTGCCGGAACTTTGCAGAAGCTGCACATCGGCGAAGTTGCCGCTTCCGTCGATTGTCAGGGCAAAGCCCACATTGCCGATGCCGGAGCTGCCGACCGCCGTCATGCGTCGGGCGTGGATGGCATCGGAAACGGCTTCCAGATAGGCGGCGAGCACCTTGCGGCGACGGTCGGCCCGGGTCTCCCGGCTTTCCTGCGGTGGTCCCGCCTCCTCAAGCGTCAAGGGCGCGGCCAGGGCAATGGCGGCATCGGGAGGGGCGAAATCGACGACGATCGTGTCGCTTGAACCGGTCTCAAGCGATGGGGGCGCAATGCCCTTGAGGAACAGCCAGTGAAGGGCGAGCGAAATGGCGATCGCCGCAGCGATGCGTTCGCCATCCGTCATGGCTGCATCTCCGGCAATCTGGCTGCGGCCTGGGCGGGACGGGTGGCGATCACGAGATGATCTCCCCCATTGTCGCGGATCGTCCCGATCGCGCTCAGGAACATGCCGACCGAGGCATTCTTGTCGGCCTTGAGCACGATCTGCATGCCTCCCGGCGTCTCTTTGGCCAGACGCACCTTGAAGCCCAGTTCGCGCATATCCACCGCTTCGCTATCTGCCATGAGTTGGCCGTCGGCGGAGAGCACCACTTCCAGGGAGCGCCCGGCAAAGGTGCGCGCCTGTTTCGAATTGGGCAGGTTCATCTCCACGCCGTGTGTGGTGAAGGCGGCGGCAATGACGAAGAAGATCAGCAGAATGAAGACGACGTCCAGGATCGGCGTGACGTCGGGGATCCCAGCCTGCCGGTCCTTGCGTTTCAGCTCGATCATGCCGCTCGTTCCCCGGGCGAGCCCTCGGCCATCAGCACGCGATTGGCGAGGCGGGCGAGGGCGAAGTTTACATGCTCCTCCCGGCGCAGGAAGCCGCCATGGGCGATGACGGCGGGAATGGCGATCACGAGCCCGGTCGCCGTCGTCAACAGAGCCTGCCAGATGCCGTCGGCCAGCATGGTCATGTCGATGGCGCCGCTTGCGGCGGAGAGCCGCGAGAAGGTCTGGATCATGCCGATCACCGTACCGAGAAGACCGAGCAGAGGCGCCACGCGCGCCGCCATGCCGAGAACCCCGACGCGCCGGTCAAGCCCGCGGATGATCTCCTCGATCGCGATGGTCGCCAGTCCTTCCCGCGTTGCCTTCGCCCCTTTGGCAAACAGGGCCTCAAGAAGGGGGCGAAGGGTCGGGCGCAGTTCAATCGCGGTTGCAAGCGTCTCTTGGGTGGCCTCGCCGCGTCCGGCCGCGATGAGCCGGGCTTCCAGGTCCGGATCGACCAGCGGCTGTGTGGTGAACACCAGAAGCCTGTCGAGAATGACCGCGATGACCAGGACGGAAATCGCGATCAGCGGCCACATGACGAAGCCGCCCTCTTCAATGAGTTGCATGAGGCCGCTTCTCTGTCAGTTGGGCCCAGTGGGCGCTTTGCTCCGGACTGTCCACCCCCCTGCCAATGACGATCAGGAAGGGCGGCTCGGTGATGGCGCGCTCCGGCATGACGAATTCGGCATGTCCGGGCACGAATTGCAGGATCCTGAGATCGGGATCCCCAACAAGCCGGACAACGCCCTTGATCCGTTCGACGGATTTCGGGCAATCGACCAGCAGGCGGGTCAGCACGTCGCCATCGACCGCCTCGGGCAGTTCGAGCTTCAGATATCCAAAGCCCTCGCCGAGATGGGACGCGTGATCGGAATGCGCATGCTGCTCATGATGGCCATGATCCTCATGATGGCCGTGATCGTCATGATGGTCGTGATGCTCCTGATGGTCGGGCGCGTCCTCGCATTGTCCCCCGCATTGGCCACAGCAATGGCCGTGCGCGTGTTCGTGATGCGCGTCGTGCGCCGGCTTGTCGTGCGCGTGGCCGCAACAGCAGGGCGCGTCGTCCGTGGCCACCTCCTCCGGCTCGGCAAGAAGTCGCTTGAACCCGGTTTCGAGCAGCTTCGGATTGACCCGGCCCTGGCAGGCCTCGATGACGCGGGCCTCAGGGTTCACCCTTGCAAGCTCCTCGTGGATCGCGGCGAGCGTTGCCTCGTCGGCGAGGTCGCACTTGTTGAGGATCAGCGTGTCCGCGGCGGCTATCTGACCGGCGGCGATGTCGGAGGTGGCAAGGGTTTCGTGGAAGCGGCTGGCATCGACGATGCTGACAACCGCATCGAGACGGATGAGGTGATCGAGGTCCTTCAGTTCCTCCACCATGTTGAGAGGGTTGGCGAGCCCGGTGGTCTCAAGCACGATGACATCCGGGCGGTAGCGGTCGCGCAGTGCCCGGATGGCAGGTTCGAGCGCGCCCGACAGAGTGCAGCAGACGCACCCCGCATCCACTTCGATCACGGAGTCGTCGCCTTCCAGCAGCATCGCATCGACGCCCGTTTCCCCAAGCTCGTTCTGGATCACGGTGACGAGTTCGTTGTGACCGGTGTGGTATTCGATGAACTGGTTGAGGAAGGTCGTCTTGCCCGATCCGAGAAACCCGGACAGAAGCGTCAGTCCCGGTCGGTCGTTTTCGGTTTCGGGGCGGTCGCGCACCGGCGCCATGGAAATCGGGTCCCTGCGGTAGATGTCGAGATCCGTCCCTTGGGCGCGCATGGCGGCGTCTAGCGGTATCAATACCGGTTTGAGGCCGGAAATCGCGCCCCATATGAGGCAATCGGTGTCGCGTGAGGCATCAGGCGCGGGCAGGGTGTGGAGTGTGCCGTCGAGCCCGAGTTGATAGACGGTCGATGGGGTTTCGAAACCTGCCGTGAAGGTGGGGGCAGCCGCGGTCGCGACCCGCAATCCGGCAGCAAGGGTGGCAAGGAGATCGCGCGCCAGCGCAAAGGCGGGCAGGTTTTCATCCGCGCCGTCGGGGGGGACGAGCCAGCCGCCGCCGGGGGCGGGAATGCCTGCCTCCACCAGGACGCGACGGTGACGTTCTCCGGTCAGGGACAGGCCTATGCCCTCACCATCTGGCGTAACGCCAACCCGCAGCCGGGCAATGGCAAAGGCGGCTTGGAGATCGTCATGGGCTGGAAAGTCGCGAAGGCGCGTCTGCGTGTCGGGGGTGCCGGCAAGGATCGCGGAATGAAGCGCGAAGTGGTCCAGCCACGGATCGTCCGCTGAGGGAAAATAGCAGATCGCGTAGTCGATGATGCGGGGCGAGCCTTCGGCATCGAGGCTTGTCGGGATCAGGCCGAAAACACCGGCGTGCTTTTCCAGGCGGCAGGTGAAGGCGCGCGGATCACTGTCGCATTGGCAAAGGCCAAGCCAGCCTTCGGTTCGGCGAAACCGGGCGTTCATGCAGGCTGCGGTCATCCAGGTTCGCGGCAGGCTCGCCAGGGCGTCCGGGGTGAGGCCGCGTGGACCCGGGGGGCCGAAAAGACGTGAGAAGGGCGAGGTGGCGGTCATGGCAGGCCTCCGCAAGAGGGGGAAGGGGGGAGGGCCGCGCCCGAAGGCGCGACCCCTATCGGCAAAGGCTGGCACCTAGAAGATGATGGTGTCGCCATTTCCGAGATAGTCGGGCGAGGAGGTCCGGAACCGGGCCGTGCCCTTGACCACCGGGTAGCCGGCCTCGACGAATTTCTTCGCCGTCAGGTGGCCGGTGCAGTGGTTGCAGCCGACTTTCTCGAAGTCCCACTTGCCGAGCGAAATGACGAGGTCGTCATATTTCGGGTCCCAGTCTTCGAATGGCGAGATGTGGAGCCCGCCATAGATGCCGTAGAAGCGGTCATTGTCGTATTTCAGCTTCTGATAGGCAGTGCTGGTCATTTGCAGGATGCCCTGGTGATTGCATCCGGAGATCAGAACCAGACCCTTGTCCTTCACATTGAAGGCCAGCGAGACCTCGCCGTAGACGCGGGTGATGATGGGCACGTTGAACTTGATCGCCATCATTCCCGGGCGGATCTGGGTCAGTTCCTTTTCGATGACCTTGAGATCGCCCTTGTAGCCGCTGTCCTTGATGTACTGCATGCCCTCCTTGTAGAAGCCGTCATGGGCGTAGGTCGGGATGGTGTTGTTGTATTTCATGACCACCGGGAAGCCGAAGAAGTGGTCGAAGTGCTCGTGGCTCAGGATCAGGGCTTCGATCTCGTTGGCGGCAAGCATCTGGTCGATGGCTTCGCGCTTGAAGCTCTGATCCATCCACGTGTAGGACCAACCGGCGTCCAGCAGATACTTGTGCTTGGAGCCATCCAGATCCTCCACCTCGATGAGGCACGAGTAGCCGCCCGGATTGTCCGGATGTAGCGACAGCTTCTCCTGCGTGGCCCAGGCCTCTTCGAGGTCGCCGGGGATCATCTTGCGGATGGAGTTGATGCCATCCTCGTAGGATCCCTTGGCGACACCCTTGCCGTTGCCGAATGGTGGCCAGTTGATCGAGTACTGGTCGACCAGCAGGCCGCCCGCGGCGTGGATGTCGCCGACGAGATGGGCGTTGTTGAACCAGCTTGTCTCGGAGATCGACGTCACCTTGACGCTTCGGCATGCGCCGAAGTCTGCTTGCTGGCGGGTTACCTTGGGCATCCGGCTATAGGCCATGGGCGAGTAGGAATAGGCCCCCATGCCCAACAGAGCTCCGCCGATGGCCCCGGTAGCGGCGCCTTTGACGAAATCGCGCCGGGTCGGAGTGTGTTGTTCGGTCATGATGATGTACCTCGCGAACCCTATTTGATGATCGTCACGGTCTGGCCGATCCAGGGAAGGATGGTGATGACGGCGACATAGGCGGCGACGCCACCGGCAACGCCTGCGATGAGGCCCTTGCCGAAGCTCGGCGTCCAGCGGACGTCGCGGGCAACGACTTCCTCCTGGGTTTCCTCAATCTCTTCGGCTGTCTTGGGAACGGCCTTCCAGCCCGGCCATCCGTCCATGAACCACATGTTGATCAGGAAGATGTTGATCAGCCAGATGGTCGGGATCATCGGGAACTGCTGGGGATGGGAGAAACCCTTCTGGGTGCCCAGGAAGAGGTGCGCCGTCTTGTAGTAGACGATGTAGATGGCCGCGCCGATCGCCAGGCTGATGACCGTGCGCAGGAAGACGTTCACCGGACGGCTGAACTTGGTCGGCCAGTTGTCGCAATAGAACGATAGGAACAGCACGCCCACGAGCCAGAAGATCGCGGTTTCGCCGACATGGAGCCAGCGCCAGTCGGGTGCCATTTCACGCCGTGTCCCGCGGATCGTTTCGCCCCAGACGAGATCCTGTGCGTAGTAGAGGAAGAAGCACATGCACAGGGCGACGAGGATGATGCCGAAGAAGGAGGCGGTGCGACGCAGGACGTCGTTCTGGATCAGGTTGAAGGGATAGCGTTGCCAGATGCTCTCATAGACCCACACAACCACCGTGCAGCACATGATCCAGGCGATGTGGAAGTTGCCCGAAACCGTGTTGGCGAAATTCTCCCAGTAGGGTGGCGTGATGGCGGTGTATTGCTGCCAGGGATAGAACAGGATCGCCATGTGCGAGTGCATCGTCACCAGATAGACGACCATCGACAGGAAGAAGGTGACGGTCGCGATGGTGATGCCGCGGGCCGGCTGGGGGAGGTTCTGCCAGGGGGCGTTCTCGCAGGCGACAACCCAGCTAGGCGACAGCCATGAAGCGATGGCGGCGAACATCATGATGGCTTCCGCCGAATACTCGATCGAGTAGAAGTCGGTGAGCCCCATCGCCATCAGGCTTTCGGAGTTGAAGTAGGCGATGCCCAGCTTGCCGAGGATCTCGATGAAGAACCCCTTGATGAGCAGCACCATGGCCGCGACGCTGACCGCGGTCAGGACGGTTCCCTTGATCAGGGGATGTGTCTTGTTGAGCCAGGTGCGCTTGAAGGGCCAGAAGTCGAAGATATAGGCGACCCAGATAAAGAGGATCAGCAGCCACCGGCAAACCATGTAGCCGACATAGGGCGTGTACATCCGCATGATGCCGCGCGGATCCTGGAAGACCCACCAGGTGGCATAGAAAAAGGCCCCTATAATCAGCATGTTGACAATTGCCGGGACAGGGCCTGGCCAGCGTTTGACGAGCTTGCGGCTCTCAAGGTAGCTTACGGTTCGATTGTCCACTTTCATGGATCAACCCTCCTATATTGTGGATTGTCCGGTGCGGGGGAACGACTTGCCGGTCCGGCCCCCGCACCTCTCTCTTCCTTTCAGTCTTTCATTCTCTCAAACTCGCGGCGCTCCCTTTTTCGGTGTGGAACAACTCGTACAGTCGTTCAGGGGCGATCGTGGCCGGATCCACACCCGCAGCCATTGCCGCGAGAAACAGACGGTCCCGATCGTCACGTTCATCCTGTTCGCTCATGCCGGACGGGTGGCCGTGATCGGCGCCGTGACGTCCGAAGAGAAACTCGCGTCTGTTCATTGGCTCTTGCTCCTGGCACCGGGCGATGCCTTCGAGGCGAAGCCGAGCAGATCCGAGAACGCATCCAGATAGTTGATGGCCAGCGCCCGTGCGCGTTCGCGGTCATGCTCCTTGATCGCCTGAAGAAGGCCCACGTGGATCGGGAAGAAGACATCGATACGGGGCTGATCCAGCCGGCCGAGTGTCGTGCGCAGTCGGTCGTTGCCATCGAGCTCGCGCAACAGGAGAGCGATATACGGATTGCCCGTGAGCTCGACGAGGATGTTTATGAAGTACATAAAGATCTGAGCCGCCAGGGTTCCGTCGCGGTGCACGAGCGCGCGGCCGAGGCGGGCCGTCAGATCCTGTAGGGCCTGCGCGGTTTCCGGCGTGCAGCGTTCGGCGGCACAAGCTGCCAGTTGTGGGGCCATGAAGCCGAGAGCTTCAAGCGCGGCAGTCGGTGAACCGTTCTTGCGCAGGGATTCCCAGGTGATGGTCGATGCGGTGCGCAGATAGCAGCCACTGCGTCCGCGGATTTCGATGTGACCGGCCGCGGCAAGTGAGATGAGTGTCTCACGGACCGTGTTGCGGCTGACAGACAGCTGCTCGGCGAGACTGCGCTCGCTCGGTAGTCTGTCGCCTTCCTTCAGGTGCAGCGTGTCGATGACGCTCAGCAGACTGTCGAGACACGGATGTGCCATCGCTGTCGCCCTCCTGGTCCAACCAATTTCCCGATGATCGGGGCCGTGCCGGGCTTGTTTATTAACGGCTAGACCATGGATTGCGCGTGCCGCAACGTTGAATTGCAAACTGGTCGGGCCAGTTCAAACGCAAAATTCAACTTTAGGGGGGGAGGTAGCGTAAGGCGCGGATATATAAGGATTAATCCCAAGTAGTTCCTGCGCATCCAATGTTGGACCAGATTGTCGCAGAGCCGGTTCTCGACAACCGGAATGCCCCAAATCATGCCCTGACGGAAAAGCCGCTGCCGTTGCAACAAAGGCCCGTTGCGCCATTCGTGCGGGCTTGCCCGGTTGCGCGAGGCTTGTCGATCAGTGCGGGGTCGTCTGTTGGGTCAGGTCTCCGACAATGCGCGACAGGTGAGGCCAGATGCTCTCGGCCAGCACGAGATAGGGCAGGACATCATCGGGCGCGAAGGCATTGGGGGCTGTCGAACAGAAGATCATGACGTCGCGCAGCACCTGTTCGTAATAGAAGGGCACGGCGCAATAGGAGCGGATGCCGCGCGGAATGAACAACGCCCAGTCGATCGGCTTGATGCTCTTTGAGGTGTCGGAGACGATCAGGTGGTCGAGATTGTAGAGATCGATATTTTCTGCGATCGAGCCGACATAGGAGTGGGTGTGGTGCTCGTGCAGATCGTGGAAGGGCGCTCCGACGCCGGTAACCACCACCTGGCCCCGCGATATGAAGATCTGCGACAGAAGCGCGGCGTCGACCCGGCCCGTTTCCGGCTGACAATCCATGATGACGTTCAACAGATCATCCAGGCTGGCGGCGACGGCGAGGCGACGTTCGCATTCCTTTGGCAGAGCCGGGCGCCGGTAGGCGTCGGCGGGAGGGGCTTGGACGCGGGGCGTCAGCGAGAACCACAGGAGATGTCGGCCGTCGCGATCATAGGCGCGCACGCGGGCGGTGCAGGTCAGCGTGTCGCCGGTCGTGGTGCGGATTTCGACAAGCCCATTCCAGCTCAGATCGAAGAGCAGACGCTCATAGATGTCGCGCAAGTAGGTTTCCGTGTTGGCGCCCAGGAGTTCATCCAGCGAGATGCTCCTGCCGCCCGGATCTATCGCGAGGCGTTTTCGGGCCGCACCATTGGTGGCCACCACCTCGCGGCTGCCGACGTGAACCATGAAGACGGGATTGGAAAACAGCTCCAGATGTTCCGCCAGTCCCGCATGCGATCCGCGCCTGAGAATGGCATCGGCGAGCGAGGTGCAATCGGCAAGGAGCCCGACATAGCAGAAGCTTCTTTCCGGATCAGGCGAGCCCAGAATGTAAAGCCAGCGCATGACGCCGTCTCGCCCGCGTGCGCGCAGGATCTCCGACACCGGCTGGTTCTGGTGCAATCGCTTCTGGAAGCGCTCGAAGACGGATCGGTCGTCTGCGGCAAGCATCTTTGCCGCGACTGCCGCGTCTTGAAGAAGCTGGCCGACCCCGTCCTCAAGGCCGGGAATGACGTGATCGTTGAGGAAGTCGATCTCGTTCTTGACGAGATCCGCGCGCCAGATCACCGCCGGCATGGGGGTGTCGCCCTGCGACGAGAAGCTCTGCAACAGAAAATCGAAGGTGGAGTCGTTGATATGGGACGGCTTGTCCATGTCGGGTCCCCTCGCACTGGCGTGGTTTCTATGTCGGATTGGCGGCGCCGGCTGTCAACTTGGAGATGTGCGGTGGTCCAACCAGAGCACGAAACCTTGGCCGTTACGGTGGCGAAAAGCGGAGTGTCCGGCGCGCGCGCGGCGCGGCAAGAGCAAAGGGGCACAGCCGCCGTGCTCAGGTGGTGAAGGGCAGTTGAAACGTTTGTTCAGTTGACGGGCGATCACTTCATTGCCGAGTATGCGCGCGGCGCCCTTCCGGATCTGGCGCTGTCCGCAAGGGGGGAGTAATGACCGGATCTTTCGCACGACATGCCGTTTGGCACGTGGGCCTTGCACTGGTGCTGGTTGGTATCCTTCCGGCAGTGTCGCAACGCCTGCTGCTGCCTGACATCGCCGAAGCGGCGGAAATCGTATCCGATCGCCCGGTCACCATGACCTCGCGTCCCTTCGCGCCGCGCTCGCCCGCCCATGAGACGGTCTTCCAGCGCGTCGAGGCATGGACGCATGGCATCGACAAGCCGGTGGAGCTGTCGATGAAAGACATGTGGCCACCCTTCTGGGAGGGGCGCAGTCTGACCACCGGCGATATCGACCATGATGGCGATCTCGATCTGGCTATCGCCTCCACCGAGCGTGGCCTCTATATCTACGAAAACGACGGCAAGGGCGGGTTTGCCCGCTCGCAGAGCGACATCGGGCCGCTGGCCGACCTTGATGTCTTCAATGCAGCCCTGGTCGATATCGACAATGACGGCTGGCTCGATCTGTTTCTGGCCACGTATCAGACCGGCAATTACGTTGTTTACAACCGGCAGGGCACCTTCCTCGTCGAAGAGCCACAGCGGGTCGCCAATCGCGACGATGCGATGCTGTCGATCTCGCTGAGCTTTGCCGATATCGACCGCGACGGCGATCTGGATGCAGCCATCGGCAACTGGGCGGCCGGCTGGTATCGGCGGATTCCGGGCGAGGAATCGCGCAACCGGGTGATCTTCAACGAAAACGGCGTGCTGGATGGCAGCCATTTCGCCGAATTGCCGGGGCTGCCGGGCGAAACGCTGGTCATTCTGTTCAGCGATATCGATCTGAACGGCACTGCCGATCTGCTGGTGGGAAATGATTTCGAAATCCCGGATTACGTCTATCTCGGCGACG is a window encoding:
- a CDS encoding CobW family GTP-binding protein, which encodes MTATSPFSRLFGPPGPRGLTPDALASLPRTWMTAACMNARFRRTEGWLGLCQCDSDPRAFTCRLEKHAGVFGLIPTSLDAEGSPRIIDYAICYFPSADDPWLDHFALHSAILAGTPDTQTRLRDFPAHDDLQAAFAIARLRVGVTPDGEGIGLSLTGERHRRVLVEAGIPAPGGGWLVPPDGADENLPAFALARDLLATLAAGLRVATAAAPTFTAGFETPSTVYQLGLDGTLHTLPAPDASRDTDCLIWGAISGLKPVLIPLDAAMRAQGTDLDIYRRDPISMAPVRDRPETENDRPGLTLLSGFLGSGKTTFLNQFIEYHTGHNELVTVIQNELGETGVDAMLLEGDDSVIEVDAGCVCCTLSGALEPAIRALRDRYRPDVIVLETTGLANPLNMVEELKDLDHLIRLDAVVSIVDASRFHETLATSDIAAGQIAAADTLILNKCDLADEATLAAIHEELARVNPEARVIEACQGRVNPKLLETGFKRLLAEPEEVATDDAPCCCGHAHDKPAHDAHHEHAHGHCCGQCGGQCEDAPDHQEHHDHHDDHGHHEDHGHHEQHAHSDHASHLGEGFGYLKLELPEAVDGDVLTRLLVDCPKSVERIKGVVRLVGDPDLRILQFVPGHAEFVMPERAITEPPFLIVIGRGVDSPEQSAHWAQLTEKRPHATH
- a CDS encoding MBL fold metallo-hydrolase → MTEQHTPTRRDFVKGAATGAIGGALLGMGAYSYSPMAYSRMPKVTRQQADFGACRSVKVTSISETSWFNNAHLVGDIHAAGGLLVDQYSINWPPFGNGKGVAKGSYEDGINSIRKMIPGDLEEAWATQEKLSLHPDNPGGYSCLIEVEDLDGSKHKYLLDAGWSYTWMDQSFKREAIDQMLAANEIEALILSHEHFDHFFGFPVVMKYNNTIPTYAHDGFYKEGMQYIKDSGYKGDLKVIEKELTQIRPGMMAIKFNVPIITRVYGEVSLAFNVKDKGLVLISGCNHQGILQMTSTAYQKLKYDNDRFYGIYGGLHISPFEDWDPKYDDLVISLGKWDFEKVGCNHCTGHLTAKKFVEAGYPVVKGTARFRTSSPDYLGNGDTIIF
- a CDS encoding GntR family transcriptional regulator, encoding MAHPCLDSLLSVIDTLHLKEGDRLPSERSLAEQLSVSRNTVRETLISLAAAGHIEIRGRSGCYLRTASTITWESLRKNGSPTAALEALGFMAPQLAACAAERCTPETAQALQDLTARLGRALVHRDGTLAAQIFMYFINILVELTGNPYIALLLRELDGNDRLRTTLGRLDQPRIDVFFPIHVGLLQAIKEHDRERARALAINYLDAFSDLLGFASKASPGARSKSQ